A genomic region of Ignavibacteria bacterium contains the following coding sequences:
- a CDS encoding pseudouridine synthase: MTEKNGTTRINKFIANNYNISRRDADEYILQGRVTLNNITISEPGFIINPAKDKIRVDGELIKVSDKKIYIMLNKPTRVISAVTDDKHRTTVVDLIKLKDKIYPIGRLDYDSTGLLLLTNDGEFANELMHPRYKVYKTYEVKLSKPLDEKIKALLEKGILIDRKKTEPAIVKLTNPRDHRYVTISIREGRNRQVRKMFERFGYFVNKLHRSEYGGLKLGDLKPGESKKLSPADIQKLENNINTDNTKSKTKAKNKK; encoded by the coding sequence ATGACAGAAAAGAACGGAACGACACGAATTAATAAGTTTATAGCCAATAACTATAACATTTCACGCCGTGATGCTGATGAATACATTTTGCAGGGACGCGTAACACTTAACAACATTACAATATCGGAACCGGGATTCATAATTAATCCTGCAAAAGATAAAATCAGGGTTGACGGCGAGCTTATAAAAGTCTCCGATAAAAAGATTTACATAATGCTGAACAAACCCACGCGGGTTATCTCAGCAGTTACTGATGACAAACACAGAACGACAGTTGTTGATTTAATAAAGCTTAAAGATAAGATTTATCCCATCGGACGTCTTGATTATGACTCGACGGGACTTCTTCTTTTAACTAACGATGGTGAATTTGCGAATGAGCTGATGCACCCGCGCTATAAAGTTTATAAGACATACGAAGTTAAGTTGTCAAAACCTCTTGATGAGAAGATAAAAGCCCTTCTTGAAAAAGGAATTTTAATCGACAGAAAAAAAACCGAACCTGCAATTGTAAAGCTGACAAATCCGCGCGACCATAGATATGTTACAATTTCAATCCGCGAAGGACGAAACAGACAGGTGCGGAAAATGTTTGAGAGGTTCGGATACTTCGTGAACAAGCTTCACAGAAGCGAATACGGCGGATTAAAACTCGGTGATTTGAAACCGGGTGAATCGAAAAAACTTTCTCCTGCAGATATACAAAAATTAGAAAACAACATTAACACCGATAACACAAAGAGTAAAACAAAAGCTAAAAACAAAAAATGA
- a CDS encoding polyphosphate kinase 2 family protein — translation MYKDKSLLVPPDKKISLKNYDPCYTNDFKDKDSAKEQLEKDVEEMFELQDVFYADNSYSMLIVLQAMDTAGKDGLIKHVMRGLNPEGCVVHSFKQPSSEELEHNFLWRHWKVVPKRGEITIFNRSHYEEVLVTKVHPEYILKQNIPGINSMDNVNNDFWQERYKQIRNFERTLFQNGTIVIKFYLNLSKDEQKKRFLARIDDEHKNWKFSESDVTERQYWDDYMKAYAEAISNTSTEYAPWYIIPADNKWYSRLAVANILKHTMKNLKLSYPKLDKEGLRRLNDAKFMLENEK, via the coding sequence ATGTATAAAGATAAATCGCTTCTCGTTCCTCCCGATAAAAAAATATCGTTAAAAAATTATGATCCTTGCTATACCAACGATTTCAAAGACAAAGATAGCGCGAAGGAACAGCTTGAAAAGGATGTTGAAGAAATGTTTGAGCTTCAGGATGTGTTTTATGCTGATAATTCGTATTCGATGTTAATTGTTTTGCAGGCAATGGATACTGCAGGCAAAGACGGCTTAATAAAACATGTTATGCGGGGACTAAATCCTGAAGGTTGTGTAGTTCATAGCTTCAAACAGCCGTCAAGTGAAGAACTCGAGCATAATTTTCTCTGGAGACACTGGAAGGTCGTTCCTAAACGGGGAGAGATTACAATTTTCAACCGCTCACACTATGAGGAAGTTCTTGTTACTAAAGTTCATCCGGAATATATTTTAAAGCAAAATATCCCGGGAATTAATTCAATGGATAATGTAAACAATGATTTCTGGCAGGAGCGGTATAAACAAATTAGAAATTTCGAAAGAACGCTTTTTCAAAATGGGACAATTGTAATTAAATTTTATCTGAACTTATCAAAAGATGAACAAAAGAAAAGATTTCTCGCGCGCATCGATGACGAACATAAGAACTGGAAATTCTCTGAAAGCGATGTAACGGAAAGGCAATATTGGGATGACTATATGAAAGCTTACGCAGAGGCAATAAGCAACACGTCGACTGAATATGCGCCGTGGTATATCATACCTGCCGACAACAAATGGTATTCACGTCTTGCTGTCGCAAATATTTTAAAGCACACAATGAAGAACTTGAAACTTTCCTATCCAAAACTTGATAAAGAAGGTTTACGCCGTCTTAACGATGCAAAATTTATGTTGGAAAATGAGAAATAA
- the scpB gene encoding SMC-Scp complex subunit ScpB, with protein MNLDYRNTIESLIFASEEEISSKQIKEILDGFNIKLSVKEIEANIADLNKTYIDAGCSFEIIQVAGGYQYSTKKQFALYIGKLFSERQKKKLSPSAIETLAIIAYKQPITRADMEFIRGVNVDYIVNSLLERDLITISGRANSPGRPILYSTTKNFLKVLGINAIEDLPKLKEINDILKYEKVEGITEADIDLFNSMTSNLGFSEKIEFTANELKEGEITEIPSTEINNNEINEIEVQNSEYEINAINYIEEDLPEEKDNESDNDRKERNDTN; from the coding sequence ATGAATTTAGATTATAGAAATACAATCGAATCGCTCATCTTTGCTTCAGAGGAAGAAATTTCTTCAAAGCAGATAAAAGAAATTCTTGACGGCTTTAATATTAAATTAAGCGTCAAAGAAATTGAAGCAAATATTGCCGACCTTAATAAAACATACATTGATGCGGGATGTTCTTTTGAGATAATTCAGGTCGCAGGCGGATATCAGTATTCAACAAAGAAACAATTTGCATTATACATCGGCAAACTTTTCAGTGAACGTCAGAAGAAGAAACTTTCACCGTCTGCAATCGAAACGCTAGCAATCATTGCATACAAACAGCCGATAACACGAGCTGATATGGAATTTATACGGGGTGTGAACGTTGATTACATCGTAAATTCGCTTTTAGAAAGAGATTTAATTACGATTTCAGGACGCGCAAACTCACCCGGGCGACCAATTTTATATTCGACGACAAAAAACTTTCTGAAAGTTCTCGGCATCAATGCAATCGAAGATTTACCGAAATTAAAAGAGATTAACGATATTTTAAAATACGAAAAAGTAGAAGGCATAACTGAAGCCGACATTGATTTATTTAACTCAATGACTTCAAATCTTGGCTTCTCGGAAAAGATTGAATTTACCGCTAATGAGTTAAAAGAGGGAGAGATTACAGAGATACCTAGTACTGAAATAAACAACAATGAAATTAATGAAATTGAAGTTCAAAATTCCGAATACGAAATTAATGCAATTAACTACATAGAAGAAGATTTGCCGGAAGAAAAAGACAACGAAAGCGACAATGACAGAAAAGAACGGAACGACACGAATTAA
- a CDS encoding segregation/condensation protein A yields MEDTPQNEQANILTLSSYVPKSRDYYARLPEFEGPLDILLHFVKEEELNIHDIPISKITKDYIGYIEYLQDLDIELAGEFLLMAAELMKIKARMLLPQEVAVEDGYEEDPRYVLVRKLLEYKRFKDAADELAILEQDAKLMFTRGYNESDPREYDSDIMLDKSLKNLTILNLIKGYRSAVIGFRPEIVHPIEILDITTDTQKEFLLMTLDKKNEIEFSVLISQMKEKLEVICTFLSVLQLALDKYVELIVDPNDYSRFVVRKKSLLPAIV; encoded by the coding sequence ATGGAAGACACCCCTCAAAACGAGCAGGCAAATATTCTTACTTTAAGTTCATACGTTCCTAAAAGCAGGGACTACTATGCCAGACTGCCTGAGTTTGAAGGTCCGCTCGATATTCTTCTTCACTTTGTAAAAGAAGAAGAGCTGAACATCCACGACATTCCGATTTCAAAAATCACAAAGGATTATATCGGCTATATTGAATATCTGCAAGATCTTGACATAGAGCTTGCAGGCGAGTTTCTTTTGATGGCTGCGGAACTGATGAAGATAAAAGCTCGAATGTTACTTCCACAGGAAGTTGCTGTCGAAGACGGTTATGAAGAAGACCCGCGTTATGTGCTTGTGAGAAAGCTACTTGAATATAAGCGCTTCAAAGATGCGGCGGATGAGCTTGCAATACTTGAACAGGACGCAAAATTAATGTTTACAAGAGGATATAATGAAAGTGACCCGCGTGAATATGATTCCGACATTATGCTTGATAAGAGCTTGAAAAATTTAACAATTCTGAATTTAATAAAAGGTTATCGAAGTGCAGTTATAGGGTTCAGACCCGAGATAGTTCACCCGATTGAAATTCTCGACATTACAACGGACACACAAAAAGAATTTCTTTTAATGACGCTCGATAAAAAAAACGAAATAGAGTTTAGCGTATTGATAAGCCAGATGAAGGAGAAGCTTGAAGTAATCTGCACATTTCTGAGTGTGCTTCAGCTTGCGCTTGATAAATATGTCGAGCTTATCGTTGACCCGAATGATTATTCCAGATTTGTTGTGAGAAAAAAATCCTTACTGCCTGCAATCGTATGA
- the lysS gene encoding lysine--tRNA ligase gives MIEVNDLVKRRLEELEEIKKLGINPYPHRFDVTANSKDIIEAYVDAANDEEKEKQKENVVSIAGRIMAVRKMGKATFCHIKDDKGKIQIYIKKDEIGDDKYNLLKLLDIGDIIGVTGYVFRTKTGEVSIHATNFELLTKSLQPLPVVKEEVSETGEKIIHDAFADVELRYRQRYIDLIVNEHVKETFIKRTKIIQSIKRTLEEYNFFEVETPTLQSVYGGANAKPFITHHNALDIPLYLRISNELYLKRLIVGGFNRIYEFVRDFRNEGIDRTHNPEFTQVEWYQAYGDYNDSMNLFEEVVEKACLAVNETTKVSYQGVELNFARPWKRVRMVDAIKEKTGLDILNMKKSEIIDYMNKNNINCDPKIMHSKGLVIANLFEETCEEDLVQPTFVYDFPMDTTPLCKPLREYSMQQLEEMKNDPEQIIFVERFEPYIFKWELGNSYTELNDPVLQRKLLEEQVERGRGGEEETHPLDEDFLKAIEVGMPPTTGVGMGVDRLVMLLTDSHTIRDVIFFPLMKPISNE, from the coding sequence ATGATAGAAGTTAATGACCTTGTAAAAAGACGCTTAGAAGAGCTTGAAGAAATAAAAAAGCTGGGTATAAATCCTTATCCCCATAGGTTCGACGTTACAGCAAACTCAAAAGATATTATCGAGGCATACGTTGATGCTGCAAACGATGAGGAAAAGGAAAAGCAAAAAGAAAACGTCGTTTCTATTGCAGGCAGAATTATGGCTGTGCGCAAAATGGGCAAAGCAACTTTTTGCCACATAAAAGACGACAAAGGCAAAATCCAGATTTACATTAAGAAAGATGAAATCGGTGATGACAAATATAATTTATTAAAGCTTCTCGATATCGGCGATATTATCGGCGTAACAGGATATGTTTTCAGAACAAAAACAGGAGAAGTTTCAATTCACGCGACAAACTTTGAGCTTCTTACAAAATCTTTACAGCCGCTTCCTGTTGTTAAAGAAGAAGTTTCCGAAACAGGTGAGAAAATTATTCACGATGCTTTTGCAGACGTTGAACTTCGCTACAGACAGCGTTATATTGATTTGATTGTCAACGAACACGTTAAAGAAACATTCATAAAAAGAACAAAGATTATTCAGTCTATAAAAAGAACTCTTGAAGAATATAATTTCTTTGAAGTTGAAACACCGACATTACAGTCAGTTTATGGAGGAGCGAACGCAAAGCCGTTCATTACGCATCATAACGCACTCGATATTCCTCTTTATTTAAGAATTTCAAACGAGCTTTATCTGAAACGGCTTATCGTTGGCGGGTTCAACCGCATCTATGAATTTGTCCGTGATTTCAGAAATGAAGGCATTGACAGAACTCATAATCCTGAGTTCACACAGGTTGAATGGTACCAGGCATACGGTGATTACAATGACAGTATGAATTTATTCGAAGAAGTTGTCGAAAAAGCTTGTCTCGCAGTTAATGAAACTACAAAGGTATCTTATCAGGGAGTTGAATTGAATTTTGCCCGTCCGTGGAAGAGAGTAAGAATGGTCGATGCCATTAAAGAAAAAACAGGACTCGATATTTTGAATATGAAAAAATCCGAAATCATCGATTACATGAATAAGAACAATATCAACTGTGACCCGAAAATTATGCACAGCAAGGGACTTGTTATTGCAAACTTATTCGAAGAAACTTGCGAAGAAGATTTGGTTCAACCGACTTTTGTTTATGACTTCCCTATGGATACAACTCCATTATGTAAACCGCTTCGCGAATATTCGATGCAGCAACTCGAAGAAATGAAAAATGATCCTGAACAGATTATTTTTGTCGAAAGATTTGAGCCTTATATATTCAAATGGGAACTTGGAAATTCCTACACAGAGCTTAACGACCCTGTGCTTCAACGAAAGCTTCTTGAAGAGCAGGTCGAGCGCGGTCGAGGAGGTGAGGAAGAAACTCATCCTCTCGATGAAGATTTTCTTAAAGCCATTGAAGTCGGTATGCCTCCGACTACCGGTGTCGGGATGGGTGTTGACCGTCTTGTTATGCTTTTGACAGATTCGCATACAATTAGAGATGTAATTTTCTTTCCTTTAATGAAACCAATTAGTAACGAATAA